The following are encoded together in the Chaetodon auriga isolate fChaAug3 chromosome 4, fChaAug3.hap1, whole genome shotgun sequence genome:
- the LOC143319689 gene encoding uncharacterized protein C4orf54 homolog, with amino-acid sequence MEAAEETLTYRDVTGLHRKLLPEDKDEAITDSKGHATETKSEESNYVDLDMNPDGAKTVKVTFTGEGNQLSVVKCDGSKPGGHGKEARIMCKEQAEDKRATVPGPVSAEPPLETLTKVPHSDQDSETEKQRQTELDPSDCSEHVCSESDELQYTDMYLNSKTESDDGASAVLSDHCGSDTVEDESHYITTHEIQLTELDHDVDYDLGRGTCWDFEDNNLVYSFVDYASFESDETQEGTLVVEGRSQQANLGGAVVSTEQEDSDLCDSDKCASSDESVCKNHRGDANGGKIHLSIKTSSRAVNEPVSVFDNSTCGFTKQAGDRSHFSFVSSGARAGPLCDRAQYFIPAPGRQHLATKLRRKDINEYSSGASSSISELDDADKEVRNLTAKSFRSLACPYFDAINLSTSSESSMSEYGLNKWSAYVDWNYENVSRGRERSVIAHKTSSATLEMNKTVGSSRHGKPVSGMKAPQTKLCALNKRSTSQQSSSSSKKIELKDSVQPKQRGVTLNFRCNVEAPAGARRPKCAKKARPDEVTGTVLARSGCEVQYHHTESSGDTHKRAVFASSLLKNVISKKMQFEQERKMERGEICDTYPAPSPCFQLKDQDGMKERSQGRGLQRQTSESGSGFNSADDQHLEGSRPGSCEPAEEQSSSKAAGDSEKSHTEPLTAPLSHSQSSAFNPLKEEEPKPAQEAEPTSASDTPTAAKPGLDTSSMLTKLLFVPSCQLSKDKVCTEGSPSRAPATGAPVTGAPAGPQTCDKELKTASDGNTAGKEEKEEGGKAPEIKICLRSVKEKKGCTLNIANLLTPKISYNTVNTFRAAADAKCHFFSASDKTPNFTVRDIRDTKCKFQTPIYHVRDVRKLVKSSYRFVSLDNSDGKCSTTAADKLEEKASKEPVKHLLPSPIVIKCQSVKTNVKPGEVKQAEAGLPASRVPPAVSKQLQPEQPDIQPHAETKVTKQRQEKFAGEAAERRSEPKIPKQAALEKLKAAVKTMEQLYVFDRNEWKRKTEAPQPITDSHVLSLIAREEQGAEELDVAPQASANATDAGKAQEEKAAVNIIHVPYTDDTFKTQSQHSKTFSNKSVLHFGNKARVSISSVSNSAPQSSALQTSSPLRGSGAPAAPLSVKIEPSKNGHVAQGKVRIIPTNPTAAPACSDSENYLTIPGLGYTNEVKVLNPEPALRDVSSGVSRIRTPEQKRSPLIMEYPASSIYHHSGPAAAPPAQRFSPSVPAASPTPSTGDIVPQTQRKMLLDPTTGHYYLVDTPIQATTKRLFDPETGQYVDVPMPHSPVAPVAPVPLSLPPLALSPGAYAPTYMIYPGFIPSPTLPAPAVLPQSPCHSEDADGDKVKNARSPQLETNATGGESAYYSATGEAPQGPLQIPVSLGHVTARGGAASSDRKPFISITTQQGPRIIAPPSFDGTTMSFVVEHR; translated from the coding sequence ATGGAAGCAGCGGAGGAAACTCTCACTTACCGAGATGTCACCGGACTTCACAGGAAGCTGCTCCCAGAGGACAAGGACGAGGCCATCACGGACAGCAAGGGCCACGCCACCGAGACAAAAAGCGAGGAGTCCAACTATGTGGATCTGGACATGAACCCGGACGGCGCCAAAACGGTGAAAGTGACTTTCACTGGTGAAGGAAACCAGCTGTCCGTGGTGAAATGCGACGGCTCAAAGCCAGGGGGGCACGGCAAGGAGGCCAGAATCATGTGTAAAGAGCAGGCAGAGGACAAGCGGGCCACCGTCCCCGGACCTGTCTCGGCGGAGCCTCCGTTGGAAACTCTGACCAAAGTTCCCCACAGCGACCAGGACTCAGAGACTGAGAAGCAGCGCCAGACCGAGCTCGACCCGAGCGACTGCAGCGAGCACGTGTGCAGCGAGAGCGACGAGCTCCAGTACACCGACATGTACCTGAACAGCAAGACGGAGTCCGACGACGGTGCCAGCGCGGTGCTGTCCGACCACTGCGGCTCCGACACCGTGGAGGACGAGTCTCACTACATCACGACGCACGAAATCCAGCTGACCGAGCTCGACCACGACGTGGATTACGACCTGGGCCGCGGCACCTGCTGGGATTTTGAAGACAACAACCTGGTCTATTCCTTTGTGGATTACGCGTCTTTTGAAAGCGACGAAACGCAGGAGGGCACTTTGGTTGTGGAGGGCAGGAGCCAGCAGGCTAATCTTGGTGGAGCGGTTGTCAGCACCGAGCAGGAGGACAGTGATCTTTGCGACTCGGACAAGTGCGCCAGCTCAGATGAAAGCGTGTGCAAAAACCACCGCGGAGACGCTAATGGAGGGAAAATTCATTTATCCATAAAAACGTCCTCCAGGGCGGTGAACGAGCCCGTCAGCGTCTTCGACAACAGCACCTGTGGCTTCACGAAACAAGCCGGAGACAGGAGCCACTTCTCCTTTGTGAGCTCTGGCGCCAGAGCGGGCCCCCTGTGCGATAGAGCCCAGTATTTCATCCCTGCTCCGGGCCGTCAGCACCTTGCAACCAAACTAAGACGGAAAGATATTAATGAGTATTCCAGCGGAGCTTCCAGCTCCATCAGTGAGCTGGACGACGCCGATAAAGAGGTGCGTAATTTAACCGCCAAGTCTTTCCGGAGCTTGGCATGTCCATACTTCGATGCCATTAATCTTAGCACCTCCAGCGAGTCCTCAATGTCGGAGTACGGGCTGAATAAATGGTCAGCTTATGTGGACTGGAACTATGAGAACGTCTCGCGGGGGAGAGAGCGGAGCGTCATTGCGCACAAGACTTCCAGCGCAACTTTGGAAATGAATAAGACTGTGGGCAGTAGCAGGCACGGTAAGCCTGTTTCCGGCATGAAAGCTCCACAGACTAAATTGTGCGCACTGAACAAGAGATCAACTTCTCAACaatcttcatcctccagcaaaAAGATCGAACTGAAAGATTCCGTTCAGCCGAAGCAGCGCGGAGTCACGCTGAATTTCCGCTGTAACGTCGAAGCGCCTGCTGGCGCCAGACGTCCCAAATGCGCCAAGAAAGCACGACCCGATGAGGTTACTGGCACTGTGCTGGCCAGGTCCGGCTGTGAGGTGCAGTATCATCACACAGAGAGCTCCGGGGACACGCACAAAAGAGCCGTTTTTGCATCAAGTCTgttgaaaaatgtgatttccaaaaagaTGCAGTTTGAACAGGAGCGCAAaatggagaggggggagatCTGTGACACGTACCCGGCGCCCTCCCCCTGTTTTCAGCTCAAAGATCAAGACGGGATGAAAGAGAGGAGTCAAGGAAGAGGTTTGCAAAGACAGACTTCAGAATCTGGCTCAGGATTCAATTCTGCTGATGATCAACACCTGGAGGGCAGCAGACCTGGTTCCTGCGAGCCCGcggaggagcagagcagcagcaaagcagcaggtgattcAGAGAAGTCACACACGGAGCCTCTGACAGCACCGCTGAGCCACAGCCAGAGCAGTGCTTTTAACCCCCTGAAAGAAGAGGAGCCGAAGCCCGCACAGGAGGCTGAGCCCACGTCTGCCAGCGACACGCCGACCGCAGCGAAGCCGGGCTTAGATACCAGCAGCATGCTGACAAAACTGCTGTTTGTTCCCAGCTGCCAGCTCTCAAAAGACAAGGTTTGTACGGAAGGTTCACCGAGCCGCGCACCTGCCACAGGTGCACCTGTGACAGGCGCACCTGCCGGCCCGCAGACATGTGACAAAGAGCTCAAAACAgccagtgatggaaacacagcaggcaaagaagaaaaggaggagggaggaaaagctCCTGAGATCAAAATCTGCCTGAGAAGcgtgaaggaaaagaaaggctGCACGCTGAACATCGCCAACCTGCTAACCCCCAAAATCAGCTACAACACTGTGAACACCTTCAGGGCAGCCGCTGATGCAAAATGccactttttttctgcttcagatAAAACCCCAAACTTCACCGTTAGAGACATCAGAGACACCAAATGCAAGTTTCAAACACCAATATATCATGTCAGGGATGTGCGTAAACTAGTCAAAAGCTCATATCGCTTCGTTTCTTTGGACAACAGTGACGGGAAATGTTCcacaacagcagctgataaACTTGAGGAGAAGGCCTCAAAAGAGCCAGTTAAGCATTTATTACCATCTCCCATTGTGATTAAATGTCAGtctgtaaaaacaaatgtgaaaccAGGTGAGGTGAAACAAGCAGAGGCCGGACTCCCAGCCAGCAGGGTCCCGCCTGCCGTGTCCAAGCAGCTCCAACCAGAGCAGCCAGACATTCAGCCACACGCTGAAACCAAAGTCACTAAACAGAGGCAGGAGAAGTTTGCAGGTGAGGCAGCTGAAAGGAGGAGCGAGCCTAAGATACCCAAACAGGCCGCGCTAGAGAAGCTGAAAGCCGCCGTCAAAACCATGGAGCAGCTGTATGTGTttgacagaaatgaatggaagcgTAAAACTGAAGCTCCACAGCCCATCACAGACAGCCATGTGCTGTCTCTTATAGCCAGGGAGgagcagggagcagaggagctggACGTGGCTCCTCAGGCCTCGGCGAACGCCACAGACGCAGGCAAAGcgcaggaggagaaagcagctgTGAACATCATACACGTTCCTTACACCGACGACACCtttaaaacacagtcacagcacagcaaaACGTTCAGTAACAAAAGCGTCCTTCACTTTGGCAACAAGGCTCGTGTCAGCATTAGTTCAGTCAGTAACTCTGCTCCACAGAGCTCCGCGCTGCAGACATCATCCCCCCTGAGAGGCTCCGGCGCACCGGCGGCCCCGCTGTCGGTGAAAATAGAGCCCTCGAAAAACGGCCATGTGGCGCAGGGAAAGGTCAGAATCATTCCCACCAATCCCACTGCGGCTCCGGCCTGCTCAGACTCTGAGAACTATTTAACCATACCGGGGCTGGGGTACACCAACGAGGTCAAAGTGCTGAATCCAGAGCCCGCCTTGAGGGACGTGAGTTCAGGCGTGAGCCGGATCAGAACCCCGGAGCAGAAAAGGTCTCCGCTGATCATGGAGTACCCAGCTTCGAGCATCTACCATCACTCAGGGCCAGCAGCGGCGCCTCCAGCGCAGCGTTTCTCTCCCTCCGTCCCAGCTGCGTCACCTACACCTTCCACCGGAGACATAGTCCCACAGACCCAGCGCAAGATGCTTCTGGACCCCACAACAGGACATTACTACCTGGTGGACACTCCCATACAGGCCACCACAAAGAGACTGTTTGACCCCGAGACAGGCCAGTATGTGGACGTTCCCATGCCCCATTCTCCTGTGGCCCCCGTGGCCCCCGTGCCTCTCTCCTTGCCCCCCCTGGCACTGAGCCCGGGAGCCTACGCCCCCACCTACATGATCTACCCGGGCTTCATCCCCTCGCCCACCCTGCCAGCGCCGGCGGTGCTGCCACAGTCACCGTGTCACTCTGAGGACGCAGACGGAGACAAGGTGAAGAACGCCAGGAGCCCGCAGCTGGAAACTAACGCCACAGGTGGTGAGAGCGCGTATTACAGCGCAACAGGTGAGGCTCCGCAGGGGCCGCTGCAGATACCTGTGAGCTTGGGACATGTGACCGCCAGAGGAGGTGCGGCGAGCTCTGACAGGAAGCCATTTATCAGCATCACAACGCAACAAGGTCCAAGAATCATCGCCCCGCCCTCCTTTGATGGGACAACAATGAGCTTTGTGGTGGAGCATCGGTGA